A genomic window from Pocillopora verrucosa isolate sample1 chromosome 7, ASM3666991v2, whole genome shotgun sequence includes:
- the LOC131773627 gene encoding fibrillin-1-like: MIQRAVRSQGVCIADQCRNLEFGPEKAFKGKRLVNHTIRTVEITVSRFCENLCYMEPYCVSINLYTRADGNGNYRCELNNATHEGHEEKLIEQAMYSYHAAESNCVQNPCKNNATCQSGFTKKGYRCLCTAGFEGPICERDVNECVRGLQKFSSDAFCTDTKGSCNCTCKHGFTGNGRECKDIDECVGGSHSCSPDAYCNNTKGSYNCTCKPGFLGSGRECEDINECLGTLHTCSPHAFCNNTKGSYSCTCKHGLTGNGRECKGASSCKEIYDISNVSGVVTLLVDSQPLSVFCHMGNFGCGDGGWTPVMKIDGRKTTFHYDAHYWKNHDKVNLFGGETGFDEQESKLPTYWNTSFSKICLGMKINKHHKFIVINRLADSLHSLIADDQYRNTSLGRDEWKALIGSNASLQHNCNREGFNVFSGRRDRSKVRIGIISNDQNDCYSCNSLIGFGTGSQHNNVESCGNEARHIGLDNGQKSIKAMGYILVQ, translated from the exons GTGTCTGCATCGCGGACCAATGTCGTAATTTGGAGTTTGGACCTGAGAAGGCATTTAAGGGGAAACGCCTCGTAAACCACACAATTCGCACCGTAGAAATAACAGTTTCTAGGTTCTGTGAAAACTTGTGTTACATGGAGCCCTACTGCGTCAGCATTAATCTTTATACACGGGCAGATGGAAATGGAAACTATAGATGTGAACTGAACAATGCTACTCATGAAGGACACGAAGAAAAGTTGATAGAACAAGCAATGTATTCTTATCACGCAGCTGAg AGCAACTGTGTTCAAAATCCTTGTAAGAACAATGCTACTTGTCAAAGCGGATTTACTAAGAAAGGTTATCGGTGTCTGTGTACCGCTGGATTTGAGGGTCCGATTTGCGAAAGAG acgTCAACGAATGTGTTCGCGGGCTACAAAAATTCAGCTCTGATGCGTTCTGCACCGATACCAAAGGTTCATGCAATTGCACATGCAAACATGGATTCACGGGAAATGGACGAGAATGTAAAG ACATCGATGAGTGTGTCGGAGGGTCACACTCTTGCAGCCCTGATGCCTATTGCAACAATACCAAGGGGTcttacaactgtacatgtaaacctgGATTCCTTGGGAGTGGAAGAGAATGCGAGG ATATCAACGAGTGTCTTGGCACTTTACACACCTGCAGTCCTCATGCATTTTGCAATAACACCAAAGGGTCATACAGTTGTACCTGTAAACATGGACTAACTGGAAATGGACGAGAATGTAAAG GAGCTTCCTCGTGTAAAGAAATTTATGACAT ATCCAATGTGAGTGGTGTGGTTACCCTTCTTGTTGACTCCCAACCATTGTccgttttctgtcacatgggaaattttgggtgtggagatggaggatggacgccagtcatgaagattgacggcagAAAG ACCACCTTCCATTATGACGCGCATTATTGGAAAAATCACGATAAAGTCAACCTCTTCGGCGGAGAGACTGGGTTTGACGAACAAGAATCAAAGCTACCTACCTACTGGAACACCTCCTTCTCTAAGATCTGTCTTGGAATGAAGATCAACAAACACCACAAGTTCATTGTCATCAATAGGCTGGCTGACTCTCTGCACTCACTAATCGCTGATGACCAATACCGCAACACCTCACTGGGTCGTGACGAGTGGAAAGCGTTGATTGGCAGCAACGCCTCTTTACAGCACAATTGTAACAGGGAAGGATTCAATGTCTTTAGTGGTCGGAGAGATCGTTCTAAAGTCAGAATTGGTATCATTAGCAATGACCAGAACGACTGCTATTCGTGTAACTCTTTGATTGGATTTGGTACAGGAAGTCAACATAATAACGTAGAGTCTTGCGGAAACGAGGCACGCCATATTGGTTTAGATAATGGACAAAAGAGTATCAAAGCCATGGGGTACATATTGGtgcaataa